The nucleotide window ATCAATTTAAAATGACATCCAGTAATATTGCAATAAAAAAACAAAACACAAATTATGCGAAACAGTACAATTTCTATTATACTGCTGTATTTTAGTACAGGATTATCCGCTCAGATTCCAAATCTGCCGACAGGACCAAGTGCATCGACTTCCCCAATTCAAAATTATTCTGAAATATCTTTCAGAAACAATTCTACGTCAAAAAATACGGTATCCATTCCCTCAGTTAATAATTCTTCAAGAAAGTCAGAAATTGAAAGAAGAAACTGGGAAATGCAGCAAAACGATTTTAAAATCGTAGAGAAAGAAAATCGAGAGAAAGAGCAAAAACAGTTTGAACAAAAAGTAAATAATCTAGAAATTTCCGGTTATAATCTGCCATCACTATCAGCTAATTCAGGAACTAACTTCTATTATGATGCCTTGTCTCAACTTAATAATTTAGATCAAAGCAATTATTCATTAGCTGAAGCGAATTTCATTGTTGAAAATGCTTATTCTGAAAGGAAGCTACACTATTCTAATTTCAAAGCCAACATTTCAAAAATAGCTTCTCAGGTTTTGCAAAAAATGAAATCCGGAAAGGTGACCCCAGTCGATAATACTCTGAAAAACATTGCTTTGTTTAAGCATTTCTCAAAGAATTACAAATATGATTTTGATGATTTTATGGGAAAGAAAGAATGGAACAAAATGTTTGTTTCCAAATTACTAAAAACAGGAAAAGGACAATGTCACTCAATGCCTCTACTTTATTTGATGGTAGCAGAATCAATCGGGGCAGATGCTTCATTGGCTATGGCTCCCAATCATACGTATATCCGTTTCAAAGACGATGATAATCAATGGCAGAATATAGAATTGACTAATGGAATCCTTAGTACAAATGCTATGATTTTAGAATCCGGTTACATTGGCTCCGAAGCCTTACTGAATGATGTCTATATGAATAGTTTAAGTAAAAAACAGCTTATGTCATTGTTATATGCAGACTTAGCCAATGGCTATATTCATAAGTACGGAATGGATGAATTTGTCGGAAAAGCATTGGATAAATCTCTTGAACTTTATCCCAATAATATGTATGCTAATTTACTTAAATCAATGTATCAGCAGGCGCGATTTGAATATGTAGCAGCAGAATTAGGAATTCAAAATGTAGAAAATCCTGCAGAACTTGAAAATATAAAATATTTCCCGAAAGGTCTGGAACTTTTAAAAGAAACAAAGATGCAGTTCAACAATATCGACCAGCTCGGATTCAAATTTATGCCAGATGGAGCTTATTCAGAATGGTTGAGCAATATGAACCGTGAAGCCAACAAACAAAGGAGCGAAGAGCTTG belongs to Chryseobacterium gleum and includes:
- a CDS encoding transglutaminase family protein is translated as MRNSTISIILLYFSTGLSAQIPNLPTGPSASTSPIQNYSEISFRNNSTSKNTVSIPSVNNSSRKSEIERRNWEMQQNDFKIVEKENREKEQKQFEQKVNNLEISGYNLPSLSANSGTNFYYDALSQLNNLDQSNYSLAEANFIVENAYSERKLHYSNFKANISKIASQVLQKMKSGKVTPVDNTLKNIALFKHFSKNYKYDFDDFMGKKEWNKMFVSKLLKTGKGQCHSMPLLYLMVAESIGADASLAMAPNHTYIRFKDDDNQWQNIELTNGILSTNAMILESGYIGSEALLNDVYMNSLSKKQLMSLLYADLANGYIHKYGMDEFVGKALDKSLELYPNNMYANLLKSMYQQARFEYVAAELGIQNVENPAELENIKYFPKGLELLKETKMQFNNIDQLGFKFMPDGAYSEWLSNMNREANKQRSEELAEKIRLTNLEKQRKKKEEEQKKLEEERRKAKEKKREEEKNKPKPLLT